A genomic window from Serratia liquefaciens includes:
- a CDS encoding DUF481 domain-containing protein gives MLSLRARRAIPLFISCLTTFTSVSALADNTLFTAMDDPATAKKPFEGNVQAGYNSQSGNSQSSTLLANTSMTWFNSDAAYSLWGAANNTTSSNVRSSEKYQAGGRTRYNLSDRNYLFGQASWLSDRFNGYDSRSTLTGGYGRQILNGPLSDLRVEFGPGVRHDEYHGGGRSTKALAYGAANYSYQLTDNTKFSEGVSALANEETTLNSETALSVAINEKFALRLAYTVTYNSKPPASAPKNTDTTTSISLVYGL, from the coding sequence ATGCTCTCTTTACGCGCTCGCCGCGCTATTCCGCTGTTCATTAGCTGCTTAACGACTTTCACCAGTGTTTCAGCCCTTGCCGACAATACGCTTTTCACCGCGATGGACGATCCGGCCACCGCGAAAAAACCGTTTGAAGGCAACGTCCAGGCCGGTTACAACTCGCAGTCAGGCAACTCACAAAGCTCTACCCTGTTGGCCAATACCAGCATGACCTGGTTCAACAGCGATGCCGCCTACAGCCTTTGGGGAGCGGCCAACAACACCACATCCTCCAACGTGCGCTCGTCAGAGAAGTATCAGGCCGGCGGCCGTACCCGTTATAATCTTTCCGACCGCAACTACCTGTTCGGTCAGGCAAGTTGGCTGAGCGACCGCTTCAACGGCTATGATTCCCGTTCCACGCTGACCGGCGGTTACGGTCGCCAAATCCTCAATGGGCCGCTTAGCGATCTGCGAGTTGAATTCGGTCCGGGCGTACGTCACGACGAATACCATGGCGGCGGGCGTTCAACCAAAGCACTGGCTTACGGCGCAGCCAACTATTCATACCAGCTGACCGACAACACCAAGTTCTCTGAAGGCGTTTCCGCTCTGGCGAACGAAGAAACCACGCTGAACTCCGAAACCGCACTCAGCGTTGCCATCAATGAGAAGTTCGCTCTGCGTCTGGCTTACACCGTGACTTACAACAGCAAACCTCCAGCCTCTGCGCCGAAGAATACCGACACCACCACTTCTATCAGCCTGGTGTACGGTTTGTAA
- the rplS gene encoding 50S ribosomal protein L19, with the protein MSNIIKQIEQEQMKQDVPAFRPGDSVEVKVWVVEGSKKRLQAFEGVVIAIRNRGLHSAFTVRKISNGEGVERVFQTHSPVIDSIAVKRRGAVRKAKLYYLRERTGKSARIKERLNRVG; encoded by the coding sequence ATGAGCAACATTATTAAGCAAATTGAACAAGAGCAGATGAAGCAAGACGTACCTGCATTCCGTCCGGGTGATTCCGTGGAAGTTAAGGTATGGGTCGTTGAAGGTAGCAAAAAACGTCTGCAGGCATTCGAGGGCGTGGTTATCGCTATCCGTAACCGCGGTCTGCACTCTGCATTCACTGTTCGTAAGATTTCCAACGGCGAAGGTGTTGAGCGTGTATTCCAGACTCACTCACCAGTAATTGACAGCATTGCTGTTAAACGTCGTGGTGCCGTTCGTAAAGCCAAACTGTACTATCTGCGTGAGCGTACTGGTAAGTCTGCTCGTATCAAAGAGCGTCTGAACCGCGTCGGCTAA
- a CDS encoding cytochrome C assembly family protein, which yields MPVFSIVALIAYLLSLGLIIPSLLRKNSAYRRLALVSAVVALICHAIALQQRIFDVSAGQNLSLLNIGSIVSLIICSVMTFVASRDRGWFLLPIVYSFAMINLAFASFMPGEFITHLEASPELMVHIGLALFSYATLIIAALYALQLAWLDYLLKNKKLSFSADMPPLMSIERKMFHITQIGVVLLTLTLCTGLLYMDNLFSKENVHKAVLSIMAWFVYIVLLWGHYHEGWRGRRVVWFSFAGAFLLTLAYFGSRLIQQVMVR from the coding sequence ATGCCAGTTTTCTCCATTGTGGCTTTGATCGCCTACCTGCTCAGCCTTGGACTGATTATTCCCAGCTTGCTGCGGAAGAACAGCGCATACCGTCGGCTTGCTCTCGTCTCGGCGGTGGTGGCGCTAATTTGCCATGCCATCGCACTTCAGCAGCGTATCTTTGACGTCAGCGCCGGGCAAAATCTCAGCTTGCTGAACATAGGTTCGATAGTCAGCCTGATCATTTGCTCGGTCATGACCTTCGTGGCTTCGCGCGATCGCGGCTGGTTCCTGCTGCCTATCGTTTACAGCTTCGCGATGATCAACCTCGCCTTCGCCAGCTTTATGCCGGGTGAGTTTATTACGCATCTGGAAGCCAGCCCGGAACTGATGGTACATATCGGCCTGGCGCTGTTCTCCTACGCTACGCTGATCATTGCCGCGCTGTATGCGCTGCAACTGGCCTGGCTGGATTACCTGCTGAAAAACAAAAAGCTGTCTTTCAGCGCCGATATGCCGCCGCTGATGAGCATCGAACGCAAGATGTTCCACATCACCCAGATTGGCGTCGTGTTGCTCACGCTCACGTTATGCACCGGGCTGCTTTATATGGATAACCTGTTCAGCAAAGAGAACGTGCACAAAGCCGTGTTGTCCATCATGGCGTGGTTTGTGTATATCGTCTTGCTGTGGGGCCATTATCACGAAGGCTGGCGCGGCCGCCGCGTCGTTTGGTTCAGCTTTGCCGGTGCCTTCCTACTCACGCTGGCCTACTTTGGCAGCCGTCTGATTCAGCAAGTGATGGTTCGCTAA
- a CDS encoding DNA-binding transcriptional regulator, translating into MMHCPLCGSVAHTRSSRYLSEATKERYHQCQNINCSCTFATHESVARVIVKPGDIVPAQPHPEKSKQRAAAL; encoded by the coding sequence ATGATGCACTGTCCACTCTGCGGTAGCGTGGCCCATACTCGCTCCAGCCGTTATCTAAGCGAAGCGACCAAAGAGCGCTATCACCAATGCCAAAACATTAACTGCAGCTGTACCTTTGCCACGCACGAGTCTGTCGCGCGCGTGATTGTAAAGCCTGGCGATATCGTTCCTGCACAGCCGCATCCGGAAAAAAGCAAACAGCGCGCCGCAGCGCTGTAA
- the trmD gene encoding tRNA (guanosine(37)-N1)-methyltransferase TrmD, giving the protein MFIGIVSLFPEMFRAITDYGVTGRAVKNGLLSVQCWSPRDFTYDRHRTVDDRPYGGGPGMLMMVQPLREAIHAAKAAAGEGAKVIYLSPQGRKLDQTGVRELAANPKMILVCGRYEGVDERVIQTEIDEEWSIGDYVLSGGELPAMTLIDSVARFIPGVLGHQASAEEDSFVDGLLDCPHYTRPEVLEGMEVPPVLLSGNHAEIRRWRLKQSLGRTWLRRPELLESLALTDEQAVLLAEFQREHQAKQQDYEGNV; this is encoded by the coding sequence GTGTTCATTGGTATTGTAAGCCTGTTTCCTGAGATGTTCCGCGCAATCACCGATTACGGGGTGACTGGCCGGGCAGTAAAAAATGGCCTGCTGAGCGTGCAGTGTTGGAGTCCGCGTGACTTCACCTACGACCGGCATCGTACCGTGGACGATCGCCCTTATGGCGGCGGCCCGGGAATGTTGATGATGGTGCAACCCTTGCGGGAAGCCATTCATGCAGCAAAAGCAGCGGCAGGCGAGGGAGCAAAGGTGATTTATCTGTCACCTCAGGGGCGTAAGCTGGATCAAACCGGCGTACGCGAACTGGCGGCCAACCCGAAGATGATTCTGGTGTGCGGTCGTTATGAAGGGGTAGATGAGCGCGTAATCCAAACCGAAATTGATGAAGAATGGTCAATCGGCGATTACGTTCTCAGCGGCGGGGAATTGCCGGCAATGACCCTGATTGATTCAGTCGCCCGTTTTATACCGGGTGTGCTGGGCCATCAGGCCTCAGCAGAAGAAGATTCTTTTGTCGATGGATTGCTGGACTGCCCGCACTATACCCGTCCTGAGGTGTTGGAAGGGATGGAGGTTCCGCCAGTTTTACTGTCGGGCAACCATGCCGAGATACGTCGCTGGCGCTTAAAGCAGTCGCTGGGCCGTACCTGGCTTAGAAGACCTGAACTTCTAGAAAGCCTAGCTCTGACTGACGAGCAAGCGGTGTTGCTGGCTGAGTTCCAACGGGAACATCAGGCCAAGCAACAGGACTATGAAGGGAACGTCTGA
- a CDS encoding anaerobic C4-dicarboxylate transporter translates to MITLQFSIIIICLLVGTRFGGMGLGLISGIGLFLLCFIFGLEPGKPPVEVMLTILAVIGCASVLQTAGGLNVMMQYAERLLRRHPQHITLLAPFTTWTLTFLCGTGHVVYTMFPIISDIAIKKGIRPERPMAVASVASQMAITASPVSVAVVSLVSIIAAGHGIGKAYTLVEILAVSIPASLVGVLMAALWSLRRGKDLDKDAEFQEKIKDPEQRAYIFGSTETLLNQRFPKQAYWSTAIFFAAIAIVVLLGAFADLRPSFANAKGVLKPLSMNLVIQMMMLIAGAVILMGCKVKPGDIANGAVFKAGMVAIFSVFGVAWMSDTFFQAHMGDLKLLLEDVVKSQPWTYAIVLFLVSKLVNSQAAALTAIAPMALQLGVDPKMLLAFFPAAYGYFVLPTYPSDLACIGFDRSGTTRIGKFIINHSFIIPGLIGVLCSCITGYLLVTTFL, encoded by the coding sequence ATGATCACTTTGCAGTTCTCCATTATTATAATCTGTTTATTAGTCGGCACTCGGTTTGGCGGTATGGGGCTGGGCCTAATAAGCGGTATTGGTTTATTCCTGTTGTGTTTTATATTCGGGCTGGAGCCAGGTAAACCTCCGGTTGAGGTTATGCTCACCATTCTTGCCGTGATAGGTTGCGCTTCGGTGTTGCAAACTGCCGGCGGTTTGAACGTGATGATGCAATATGCAGAGCGACTGCTGCGCCGCCACCCTCAGCACATCACGCTGCTTGCCCCTTTCACCACCTGGACTCTGACCTTCCTGTGCGGTACGGGCCATGTGGTGTACACCATGTTCCCGATCATTTCCGATATCGCCATCAAAAAAGGGATCCGCCCAGAACGCCCAATGGCCGTGGCTTCCGTCGCCTCTCAAATGGCCATCACGGCTTCGCCGGTTTCCGTCGCCGTAGTCTCCCTGGTTTCAATCATTGCCGCAGGACATGGGATTGGCAAAGCTTACACGCTGGTAGAGATTCTTGCCGTTTCGATCCCGGCTTCATTAGTCGGGGTATTAATGGCGGCCTTATGGAGCCTGCGTCGCGGTAAAGATCTGGATAAGGACGCTGAATTCCAGGAGAAAATCAAAGATCCAGAGCAACGAGCCTATATTTTTGGCAGCACCGAAACGCTGCTCAACCAGAGATTCCCCAAGCAGGCTTACTGGTCCACAGCGATCTTCTTTGCGGCTATCGCCATCGTCGTGCTTCTCGGGGCCTTCGCTGACTTACGCCCTTCCTTTGCAAACGCCAAAGGGGTACTGAAACCGCTGTCGATGAATCTGGTGATCCAGATGATGATGCTGATAGCCGGCGCCGTTATTCTGATGGGCTGCAAAGTCAAACCCGGCGATATCGCCAACGGCGCTGTTTTCAAAGCCGGTATGGTCGCCATTTTTTCCGTGTTCGGCGTGGCGTGGATGAGTGACACCTTCTTCCAGGCACATATGGGAGACTTAAAGCTGCTGTTGGAGGATGTGGTCAAAAGCCAGCCATGGACTTACGCGATCGTTCTGTTTCTGGTTTCCAAGCTGGTTAACAGCCAGGCGGCTGCGCTCACCGCCATTGCCCCAATGGCTCTGCAGCTGGGTGTCGACCCCAAAATGCTGCTGGCTTTCTTCCCGGCCGCGTACGGTTACTTCGTCTTGCCCACTTACCCAAGCGATTTGGCCTGTATTGGTTTTGACCGCTCCGGAACAACGCGCATCGGCAAATTCATCATCAACCACAGCTTTATTATTCCAGGCCTGATCGGCGTGCTGTGTTCCTGCATCACCGGGTATCTTCTGGTCACCACCTTCCTGTAA
- the tyrA gene encoding bifunctional chorismate mutase/prephenate dehydrogenase has protein sequence MVAELTALRDQIDEVDKALLELLAKRLHLVAEVGEVKSHHGLPVYVPEREAAMLASRRKEAENLGVPPDLIEDVLRRVMRESYVSENDKGFKTLHPQLRPIVIIGGNGQMGRLFNRLLTLSGYQVKVLDQEDWAQADALLADAGMVIVSVPIHVTEQVIERLPPLPADCILVDLASVKNRPLNAMLAAHSGPVVGLHPMFGPDVGSVAKQVVVYCDGREPQAYQWLLEQLQVWGARLHRISAVEHDQNMAFIQALRHFATFAYGLHLAEENVQLEQLLALSSPIYRLELAMVGRLFAQDPQLYADIIMSSEENIALIKRYYQRFGEAIKLLEQGDKQAFIQSFQKVEHWFGDYAQRFLVESRSLLRQANDSRQ, from the coding sequence ATGGTGGCTGAACTGACCGCGTTGCGCGATCAAATCGACGAAGTGGATAAGGCGCTACTGGAGCTGCTGGCGAAACGCCTGCACCTGGTGGCGGAAGTAGGAGAGGTTAAAAGCCACCATGGCTTGCCGGTGTATGTCCCTGAGCGTGAGGCGGCGATGCTGGCCTCGCGGCGCAAAGAAGCGGAAAACCTTGGCGTGCCGCCCGATCTGATTGAAGATGTGCTGCGCCGGGTGATGCGCGAGTCTTACGTCAGCGAGAACGACAAAGGCTTTAAAACGCTACACCCGCAACTGCGTCCGATCGTCATTATCGGCGGCAACGGTCAAATGGGGCGGTTGTTTAATCGCTTGCTGACGCTGTCCGGTTACCAGGTCAAAGTGTTGGACCAGGAAGACTGGGCTCAGGCTGATGCGCTGCTGGCCGATGCCGGTATGGTCATTGTCAGCGTGCCTATTCACGTGACCGAACAGGTGATTGAGCGGTTACCGCCATTGCCTGCCGACTGTATTTTGGTTGATCTGGCCTCGGTAAAAAATCGCCCGTTGAATGCCATGCTGGCGGCGCACAGCGGCCCCGTGGTGGGGTTGCATCCGATGTTTGGCCCAGACGTTGGCAGCGTGGCCAAGCAGGTGGTGGTCTATTGTGATGGCCGCGAACCGCAAGCCTACCAATGGTTACTCGAACAGCTGCAGGTATGGGGTGCGCGTTTGCACCGCATCAGCGCGGTTGAGCACGATCAGAACATGGCGTTTATTCAGGCGTTACGCCACTTCGCGACCTTTGCCTACGGCTTGCATCTGGCGGAAGAAAACGTGCAGCTGGAGCAATTGCTGGCACTCTCTTCCCCGATCTATCGCCTGGAGTTGGCGATGGTCGGGAGGCTGTTTGCTCAAGACCCGCAGTTGTACGCGGATATCATTATGTCTTCTGAAGAGAACATTGCGCTGATCAAGCGTTACTACCAGCGGTTTGGCGAGGCAATAAAACTGTTGGAGCAGGGCGATAAACAGGCGTTTATCCAGAGCTTCCAGAAGGTCGAGCATTGGTTTGGCGACTATGCGCAGCGTTTCCTGGTGGAAAGCCGCTCGCTGCTTCGTCAGGCGAACGACAGCCGGCAATAA
- a CDS encoding 3-deoxy-7-phosphoheptulonate synthase, whose translation MQKDALNNVHISAEQILITPEELKNQFPLSASDENEIATARKTIADILQGRDHRLLVVCGPCSIHDPDAALDYARHLKTLSAELSDQLYIVMRVYFEKPRTTVGWKGLINDPYMDGSFDVEAGLHIARRLLLDLVGMGLPLATEALDPNSPQYLGDLFSWSAIGARTTESQTHREMASGLSMPVGFKNGTDGSLGTAINAMRAAAMPHRFVGINQAGQVCLLQTQGNPDGHVILRGGKTPNYSAEDVAACEKQMLDAGLHPSLMIDCSHGNSNKDYRRQPAVAESVVEQIKAGNRSITGIMLESHLHEGSQSSEQPRADMRYGVSVTDACINWESTETLLRHMHQELGAVLTARTGE comes from the coding sequence ATGCAAAAAGACGCGCTCAATAACGTTCATATCAGTGCAGAACAAATTCTGATCACTCCGGAAGAGCTGAAAAACCAGTTCCCGCTCAGTGCCAGCGACGAGAATGAAATCGCCACTGCACGCAAAACCATCGCCGATATTCTGCAGGGGCGCGATCATCGCCTGCTGGTGGTGTGCGGACCTTGTTCTATTCATGACCCGGATGCGGCACTGGATTACGCCCGTCATTTGAAAACCCTGTCGGCTGAATTGAGCGATCAGCTGTATATCGTTATGCGTGTCTATTTTGAAAAACCTCGTACCACCGTCGGCTGGAAAGGTCTGATTAACGACCCGTACATGGACGGTTCGTTTGATGTTGAAGCCGGTCTGCACATTGCGCGTCGCCTGCTGCTGGACCTGGTTGGTATGGGCTTGCCGTTGGCGACCGAAGCGTTGGATCCGAACAGTCCGCAATACCTGGGCGATTTGTTCAGCTGGTCAGCGATTGGTGCGCGCACGACGGAATCACAAACTCACCGTGAGATGGCTTCAGGGCTGTCGATGCCGGTAGGTTTTAAAAACGGTACCGACGGCAGCCTGGGCACGGCGATCAATGCTATGCGCGCCGCAGCAATGCCACATCGTTTTGTCGGTATAAATCAGGCTGGGCAAGTGTGCCTGCTGCAGACGCAGGGTAACCCTGATGGCCATGTGATCCTGCGCGGTGGTAAAACGCCAAACTACAGCGCTGAGGACGTGGCGGCCTGTGAAAAACAGATGCTGGATGCGGGACTCCACCCGTCCTTGATGATAGATTGCAGCCATGGCAACTCGAATAAAGACTATCGCCGTCAACCGGCGGTTGCCGAGTCCGTGGTAGAGCAGATCAAAGCGGGTAACCGTTCGATCACCGGCATCATGCTGGAAAGCCACCTGCACGAAGGCAGCCAGTCGTCTGAGCAGCCGCGTGCAGATATGCGCTATGGGGTTTCTGTGACCGACGCCTGCATTAACTGGGAAAGTACAGAGACGCTGTTGCGCCATATGCACCAGGAACTCGGCGCCGTGCTGACGGCACGCACTGGAGAGTAG
- the rpsP gene encoding 30S ribosomal protein S16: MVTIRLARGGAKKRPFYQVVVTDSRNARDGRFIERVGFFNPIASGQAEALRLDLDRIEHWVGLGATVSDRVHALIKDAKKAA, encoded by the coding sequence ATGGTAACAATTCGTTTGGCACGTGGCGGCGCTAAAAAGCGTCCGTTCTATCAAGTAGTAGTGACCGACAGCCGCAATGCTCGTGATGGTCGTTTCATCGAGCGCGTAGGCTTCTTCAACCCGATCGCATCTGGTCAGGCTGAAGCACTGCGTCTGGACCTGGACCGCATCGAACATTGGGTCGGCCTGGGTGCAACCGTTTCTGATCGCGTTCACGCGCTGATCAAAGACGCTAAGAAAGCAGCTTAA
- the rimM gene encoding ribosome maturation factor RimM (Essential for efficient processing of 16S rRNA): protein MSKQLKPVAPKQPIVLGKMGSTYGIRGWLRVFSSTENAESIFDYQPWFIQRAGQWQLVELEDWKRHSQDLIIKVKGVDDRDAANLLTNCEILVDSEQLPPLVGDDYYWKDLMGCQVVTTTGYELGKVVDMMETGSNDVMVVKANLKDAFGMKERLVPFLHGQVIKKVDLTARVIEADWDPGF, encoded by the coding sequence ATGAGCAAGCAACTCAAACCGGTAGCACCTAAGCAGCCGATTGTACTCGGTAAAATGGGGTCTACTTACGGCATTCGTGGTTGGCTCAGAGTATTTTCATCCACCGAGAACGCCGAAAGCATTTTTGACTATCAGCCGTGGTTTATCCAGCGGGCGGGTCAATGGCAGCTTGTCGAGTTGGAAGACTGGAAGCGCCACAGTCAGGATCTGATCATCAAAGTCAAAGGCGTTGACGATCGGGATGCTGCGAATCTACTGACCAATTGCGAAATTCTGGTGGATTCGGAACAACTTCCTCCACTGGTGGGTGATGATTACTACTGGAAAGACCTTATGGGTTGCCAGGTAGTCACGACCACCGGGTACGAACTGGGTAAAGTCGTCGATATGATGGAAACTGGTTCAAACGACGTGATGGTGGTGAAAGCTAACCTGAAAGATGCATTCGGCATGAAGGAGCGGTTGGTCCCGTTTCTTCATGGGCAGGTTATCAAGAAAGTCGATCTCACTGCTCGCGTGATTGAAGCAGATTGGGATCCTGGTTTTTGA
- the ffh gene encoding signal recognition particle protein, with amino-acid sequence MFENLTDRLSRTLRNISGRGRLTEENIKETLREVRMALLEADVALPVVRDFINRVKESAVGHEVNKSLTPGQEFVKIVKSELIAAMGEVNTELNLAAQPPAVVLMAGLQGAGKTTSVAKLGKFLKEKQKKKVLVVSADVYRPAAIKQLETLAESVAIDFFPSDVKEKPIDIVNRALQQAKLKFYDVLIVDTAGRLHVDEAMMDEIKQVHAAIKPVETLFVVDAMTGQDAANTAKAFNEALPLTGVVLTKVDGDARGGAALSIRHITGKPIKFLGVGEKTEALEPFHPDRVASRILGMGDVLSLIEDIESKVDREQAEKLANKLKKGDGFDLTDFLEQLKQMRNMGGMASMLSKLPGAGQLPDNVKSQMDDKVLVRMEAIINSMTLKERAKPEIIKGSRKRRIAMGSGMQVQDVNRLLKQFDEMQRMMKKMKKGGMAKMMRGMKGMMPPGFPGR; translated from the coding sequence ATGTTTGAAAATTTAACCGATCGTTTGTCGCGCACCCTGCGCAATATCAGCGGCCGTGGGCGGCTGACCGAAGAAAATATCAAGGAAACCCTGCGTGAAGTGCGCATGGCATTGCTGGAAGCGGACGTTGCGCTGCCGGTCGTGCGGGACTTTATCAACCGTGTGAAAGAGAGCGCGGTGGGTCATGAAGTCAACAAAAGCCTGACGCCGGGGCAAGAGTTCGTCAAGATCGTCAAGAGCGAGCTGATTGCCGCGATGGGCGAAGTGAACACCGAGCTGAACCTGGCGGCGCAACCGCCGGCAGTGGTGCTGATGGCGGGCCTGCAAGGTGCCGGTAAAACCACCAGCGTCGCCAAACTTGGCAAGTTCCTGAAGGAAAAACAGAAGAAAAAGGTTTTGGTGGTTTCCGCCGACGTTTATCGCCCTGCGGCGATCAAACAGCTGGAAACCCTGGCGGAAAGCGTCGCTATCGACTTCTTCCCGTCTGATGTCAAAGAAAAACCGATCGACATCGTTAACCGTGCACTGCAACAGGCAAAGCTGAAGTTCTACGACGTACTGATCGTCGATACCGCCGGTCGTTTGCACGTTGACGAAGCGATGATGGACGAGATTAAGCAGGTACACGCGGCGATCAAGCCGGTAGAAACCCTGTTTGTGGTCGACGCCATGACCGGCCAGGATGCTGCCAACACCGCCAAGGCCTTTAATGAAGCGTTGCCGCTGACCGGTGTGGTACTGACCAAGGTCGACGGTGATGCGCGTGGCGGTGCCGCGTTGTCTATCCGTCACATCACGGGCAAGCCGATCAAGTTCCTTGGCGTGGGCGAGAAGACCGAAGCGCTGGAGCCCTTCCATCCGGACCGCGTGGCATCACGCATTCTCGGCATGGGCGACGTGCTGTCGCTGATCGAAGATATCGAAAGCAAGGTTGACCGCGAGCAGGCGGAGAAACTGGCTAACAAGCTGAAGAAAGGTGACGGTTTTGATCTGACCGACTTCCTGGAACAGCTGAAGCAGATGCGTAACATGGGCGGTATGGCCAGCATGCTGAGCAAACTGCCTGGCGCCGGCCAACTGCCGGACAATGTGAAATCGCAAATGGACGACAAGGTTCTGGTGCGTATGGAAGCAATCATCAACTCGATGACGCTGAAAGAGCGCGCCAAACCGGAAATCATCAAAGGCTCGCGCAAGCGCCGCATTGCGATGGGTTCCGGTATGCAGGTGCAGGATGTAAACCGCTTGTTGAAGCAGTTCGACGAAATGCAGCGCATGATGAAAAAGATGAAGAAAGGCGGAATGGCGAAGATGATGCGCGGCATGAAAGGTATGATGCCGCCGGGCTTCCCAGGCCGCTGA
- a CDS encoding HlyC/CorC family transporter: MEHVSTGTLIIILVVMIVVSAYFSASETGMMTLNRYRLRHLSKQGNRSARRVEKLLQKPDRLIGLVLIGNNLVNILASALATIVGMRLYGDLGVAIATGILTFAVLLFAEVLPKTFAALYPERIAFPSSFLLAPLQKVMFPLVWLLNGITTLILRLFGIRTNVRISDAVSKDELRTIVKESHSQISRRNQDMLISVLDLEKVTVDDIMVPRNEIVGIDVNDDWKSIMRQLTHSPHGRIVLYRTSLDDAIGMLRVREAYRLMTEKKEFNKENLLRAADEIYYVPEGTPLNVQLVKFQRNKEKVGIVVDEYGDIQGLVTVEDILEEIVGDFTTSMSPTLAEEVNPQSDGSVLIDGTANVRELNKAFNWTLPATDARTINGMLLEELEEIPEVGTRVRIGHYDISILDVQDNMIKQVRVTPIKSLQSSVQQR; encoded by the coding sequence TTGGAGCACGTTTCGACAGGGACCCTGATCATTATCCTGGTGGTCATGATTGTGGTTTCCGCTTACTTCTCAGCATCCGAAACCGGCATGATGACGCTGAACCGCTATCGTCTGCGTCATCTCTCCAAACAGGGCAACCGTTCCGCCCGCCGGGTCGAAAAGCTGCTGCAAAAACCGGATCGCCTCATAGGCCTGGTGCTGATTGGCAATAACCTGGTCAACATTCTGGCTTCGGCGCTGGCCACCATTGTCGGCATGCGCCTGTATGGCGATTTAGGCGTTGCCATCGCCACCGGCATCCTGACCTTCGCCGTGTTGCTTTTCGCCGAAGTGCTGCCAAAAACCTTTGCCGCCCTGTATCCGGAACGCATTGCATTCCCCAGCAGCTTCTTGCTGGCACCGCTGCAAAAGGTGATGTTCCCGCTGGTATGGCTGCTCAATGGCATCACCACGCTGATTTTACGGCTGTTCGGCATTCGCACCAATGTGCGGATCAGCGATGCAGTCAGCAAGGACGAGCTGCGCACCATTGTGAAGGAATCGCACTCGCAGATTTCTCGCCGCAATCAGGACATGCTGATCTCGGTGTTGGATCTGGAGAAGGTGACGGTCGATGACATTATGGTGCCACGCAATGAGATTGTCGGCATCGATGTCAACGACGACTGGAAGTCGATCATGCGTCAGCTGACTCACTCCCCACACGGTCGCATCGTGCTGTACCGTACCTCGCTGGATGACGCCATCGGCATGCTGCGGGTACGTGAAGCCTACCGCCTGATGACCGAGAAGAAAGAGTTCAACAAAGAGAACCTGCTGCGCGCTGCCGACGAAATTTACTACGTGCCTGAAGGTACGCCGCTAAACGTCCAACTTGTGAAGTTCCAACGCAACAAAGAGAAAGTCGGCATCGTGGTCGATGAATACGGTGATATTCAGGGGCTGGTGACGGTCGAGGATATCCTGGAGGAGATCGTAGGCGATTTCACCACGTCCATGTCACCAACGCTGGCAGAAGAGGTAAATCCGCAAAGTGACGGCTCCGTACTGATAGACGGTACTGCCAACGTGCGCGAGTTAAACAAGGCATTCAACTGGACGTTGCCGGCCACCGATGCGCGCACCATCAACGGCATGCTTTTGGAAGAGCTGGAAGAGATCCCGGAAGTCGGCACCCGAGTCCGCATCGGCCATTACGACATCAGTATCCTCGACGTGCAGGACAATATGATCAAACAGGTACGCGTCACGCCGATCAAGTCGCTGCAGTCCAGCGTTCAACAACGCTGA
- the luxS gene encoding S-ribosylhomocysteine lyase: MPLLDSFTVDHTRMAAPAVRVAKTMKTPHGDTITVFDLRFCRPNLEVMPERGIHTLEHLFAGFMRDHLNGQGVEIIDISPMGCRTGFYMSLIGVPEEQRVADAWKAAMADVLKVTDQRKIPELNEFQCGTYHMHSLEEAQEIAKHILDHDVVVNHNEELALPKEKLQELHI; this comes from the coding sequence ATGCCACTGCTGGATAGCTTCACCGTAGACCATACCCGCATGGCAGCCCCGGCTGTCCGCGTCGCGAAAACCATGAAAACTCCTCATGGCGATACCATCACCGTGTTCGATCTGCGCTTCTGCCGGCCGAACCTGGAAGTGATGCCAGAGCGCGGCATTCATACGCTGGAACACCTGTTTGCCGGCTTTATGCGTGACCACCTGAATGGTCAGGGCGTCGAGATTATCGATATCTCCCCAATGGGATGCCGCACCGGTTTCTACATGAGCCTGATTGGCGTGCCGGAAGAGCAGCGTGTTGCCGATGCGTGGAAAGCGGCGATGGCCGACGTGCTGAAAGTGACTGACCAGCGTAAAATTCCTGAGTTGAATGAATTCCAGTGCGGGACTTACCATATGCACTCGCTGGAAGAAGCGCAGGAAATCGCGAAGCACATTCTTGACCATGACGTCGTAGTGAACCACAACGAAGAGCTGGCGCTGCCGAAAGAGAAGCTGCAGGAACTGCACATCTAG